A genomic region of Metopolophium dirhodum isolate CAU chromosome 1, ASM1992520v1, whole genome shotgun sequence contains the following coding sequences:
- the LOC132949047 gene encoding uncharacterized protein LOC132949047: MNNILENNEDLHEEFKTLLVKIEPHFVALKSNLEKLLCREWLHKLFKTGKHEESLRNAYLTKLFEQLVKGKLKEPFNNLPKHRSPLLPLRSVSKPNINVRDKKPIKKVEETLITDVVNVHKTADAPKPTKNHVHTKEIKLFDNVCDKNTIKKVEETLITDEVNVHKTVDAHKSTEKHVPTNEIKMLVDVHDCNTIKKEEETLITDELNVHKTVDAPKSTENHVHTNEIKMNANSNQAKQLNVNEISDGSKEVQWPKPTVDESEGGDGLTLNVETKLKLGSVEKLSNELKKKSDLLAEQVQEMKLYTDTILINQNQITVLNTELNKFQNDMENLCDREAADELGASKLLKHVLEKTTVLDNKIVSEMDRLKTIVEDACVSKKSNNFVIEQLKELHRLKMDEKEKFHAMLNKKLMVEISQLKEYVGKVEEEAMSKQLNDENYYDCDYSST; encoded by the exons atgaataacatTCTGGAAAATAATGAAGATTTACATGAAGAGTTTAAAACTCTTTTAGTTAAAATTGAACCGCACTTTGTCGCGTTAAAATCAAACCTCG aaaaattattatgccGAGAATGGTTACACAAGTTATTCAAGACTGGTAAACACGAGGAATCACTTAGAAATGCTTACCTAACCAAATTATTTGAGCAACTAGTAAAGGGAAAATTAAAAGAACCGTTTAACAATCTTCCTAAACACAGATCGCCTTTGTTACCTTTACGTAGTGTGTCTAAGCCG AATATTAATGTTCGTGATAAAAAACCGATAAAAAAAGTAGAGGAAACTTTGATTACGGATGTGGTAAATGTTCACAAGACTGCTGATGCTCCCAAACCCACGAAAAATCATGTCCATACTAAAGAAATCAAATTGTTCGATAATGTTTGTGataaaaatacgataaaaaaagTAGAGGAAACTTTGATTACGGATGAGGTAAATGTTCACAAGACTGTTGATGCTCACAAATCCACGGAGAAGCATGTACCtactaatgaaattaaaatgttggttGATGTTCATGATTGTAATACGATAAAAAAAGAAGAGGAAACTTTGATTACAGATGAGTTAAATGTCCATAAGACTGTTGATGCTCCCAAGTCCACGGAAAATCATGTACATACTAATGAAATCAAaa TGAATGCAAATTCCAATCAAGCAAAACAATTGAATGTCAATGAAATTTCAGATGGTTCAAAAGAAGTACAg TGGCCAAAACCGACAGTAGATGAAAGTGAAGGCGGTGATGGACTCACATTAAATGtagaaactaaattaaaattaggatCTGTAGAAAAATTGTCCAATGAATTAAAG AAAAAAAGCGACCTTCTAGCGGAACAAGTTCAGGAAATGAAGCTGTACACCGATACAATCCTAATTAACCAAAATCAGATAACTGTACTCAATACAGAGTTGAACAA ATTTCAAAACGACATGGAAAACTTGTGCGATCGGGAAGCGGCTGATGAACTGGGTGCATCAAAGTTACTTAAACATGTTTTGGAGAAAACCACTGTACTAGACAACAAAATTGTATCAGAAATGGATCGTTTGAAAACAATAGTCGAGGACGCGTGTGTgagtaaaaaaagtaataactttgTTATCGAGCAATTAAAAGAACTACACCGCTTGAAAATGGATGAAAAAGAGAAATTCCATGCCATGctgaataagaaattaatggTCGAAATCTCCCAATTAAAGGAGTACGTGGGTAAAGTCGAAGAAGAAGCCATGAGTAAACAACTTAACgacgaaaattattatgattgcgATTATAGCAGTACATGA
- the LOC132949027 gene encoding uncharacterized protein LOC132949027: MGKNDENTQCKSVRCCCKLISKCEEKPAAAVVATKPRNNGCGGRAERPAQMSLCDFLKSQPIPEWIKVNDVRPQQHQNQQRTMQSCTPEKPKGSSVTEDVISSQIIINFGTVITNGGCKRDSCQQTDPEVQQRVCPTTVSPPENRSSCACPPAKRSTSKICPAPANKPTTTCSPPANRPIPTCPPTDKPTTTCSPPASRPIPTCPPTDKPTTTCSPAKVATCPPTCPPACPSTDPPGSLCPARLPASLFCPAPATEPRGRCSQEKSPCASLSSPPKARPECGVKKVKCGCTCHSDV; encoded by the exons ATGGGAAAAAACGATGAGAACACACAGTGCAAGTCGGTCCGATGCTGTTGCAAACTGATATCGAAATGTGAAGAAAAACCAGCCGCCGCGGTGGTGGCAACGAAACCACGGAATAATGGCTGCGGCGGGCGCGCGGAACGCCCTGCACAAATGAGTCTATGCGATTTCTTGAAATCGCAACCGATCCCGGAATGGATCAAAGTCAACGACGTGCGTCCGCAACAGCACCAAAACCAGCAGCGTACAATGCAATCCTGCACGCCCGAAAAGCCGAAAGGAAGTTCCGTTACGGAAGACGTGATATCCTCGCAGATCATCATCAACTTCGGGACAGTCATAACCAACGGAGGGTGCAAGCGAGACTCGTGTCAGCAGACCGATCCAGAAGTACAGCAACGAGTATGCCCGACCACCGTCAGTCCACCGGAAAATCGCTCGAGCTGCGCCTGTCCGCCAGCTAAACGTTCGACGTCCAAAATATGTCCTGCACCGGCTAATAAGCCGACCACCACCTGCAGTCCACCGGCTAATCGGCCGATCCCCACCTGTCCACCGACTGATAAGCCGACCACCACCTGCAGTCCACCGGCTAGTCGACCGATCCCCACCTGTCCACCGACTGATAAGCCGACCACAACCTGCAGT CCGGCTAAGGTGGCGACCTGTCCACCAACCTGTCCACCGGCCTGTCCATCAACCGATCCTCCAGGTTCTTTGTGCCCTGCTCGCCTTCCAGCTTCTTTATTCTGCCCTGCACCCGCAACAGAACCCCGTGGCCGTTGCAgtcaggaaaaatctccatgtGCCAGCTTGAGTTCACCACCGAAAGCCCGTCCCGAATGCGGAGTCAAAAAGGTTAAATGTGGTTGCACCTGCCACTCGGACGTATAG
- the LOC132949037 gene encoding uncharacterized protein LOC132949037, producing MGQNNKDVCKSDRCCCQLISKCEEKPKPRKNVCGGREERTEMSICDFLKSQPIPEWIKVNTGRPQHGRNPCSEANDSKDRQRGPCGQAPPSSNCGSGKNRTTYVHQPKSQPEWVRSSEQLCLPNNGGMQQSQHRNRNDQRSQPSTCDTEDRQLSQIIINFGTVVTSDSGQQNNSEVQEVPSEKKRRTCKSTARPPPDRSSCTRGPTDRSTSTCPPAERSTSTCQPPERPIPTCPPERSSCTRAPADRPNPTCPPPDRSSCTRGPSDRSTSTCPTERSSCPRAPADRPIPTCPSERSSCPRAPADRPNPTCPPPDRSSCTRGPADRSTSTCPIERSSCPRAQADRPIPTCPSERSSCPRAPADRPIPTCPSERSSCPRAQADRPIPTCPSERSSCPRASADRSICGSGAPADRSTSSCPLAGRSSFTLPQASSTFIRPSMDRSNFTCPQADRNNRSISTRSPPDWSTRSLADRSNSVRPPNVRPPNVRPPNVRPYGMESNTTTRGSYSRYQDNPSTQQRAHSESGMKSKTSSCYCDNGNLDY from the coding sequence ATGGGACAAAACAATAAAGATGTGTGCAAGTCGGACCGATGCTGTTGCCAACTGATATCAAAATGCGAGGAAAAACCTAAACCACGAAAAAATGTGTGCGGCGGACGTGAGGAACGGACCGAAATGAGTATATGTGATTTCTTAAAATCACAACCGATTCCGGAATGGATAAAAGTGAACACCGGGCGTCCTCAGCATGGACGTAATCCATGTTCTGAGGCAAACGATTCAAAAGACAGACAGCGTGGTCCGTGCGGACAGGCACCTCCGTCGTCGAACTGCGGCTCCGGCAAAAACCGCACAACCTATGTACATCAGCCAAAATCCCAACCGGAGTGGGTACGATCATCAGAACAGCTCTGCTTGCCGAACAACGGTGGAATGCAACAATCTCAGCACCGTAACCGAAACGATCAGCGTTCGCAACCATCTACCTGTGATACGGAAGACCGGCAACTATCGCAGATCATCATCAACTTCGGGACGGTGGTGACCAGCGACTCTGGTCAGCAGAACAATTCGGAAGTCCAGGAAGTTCCGTCGGAGAAAAAGCGACGAACATGTAAGTCCACCGCCCGTCCACCACCAGATCGTTCAAGCTGTACACGCGGGCCTACCGATCGTTCGACCTCCACCTGTCCACCTGCTGAACGTTCGACCTCTACCTGTCAACCGCCTGAACGTCCAATCCCCACCTGTCCACCAGAGCGTTCAAGTTGTACACGTGCCCCAGCCGATCGTCCAAACCCCACCTGTCCACCGCCAGATCGTTCAAGTTGTACACGCGGGCCTTCCGATCGTTCGACTTCTACCTGTCCAACAGAGCGTTCAAGTTGTCCACGTGCCCCAGCCGATCGTCCAATCCCCACATGTCCATCAGAGCGTTCAAGTTGTCCACGTGCCCCAGCCGATCGTCCAAACCCCACCTGTCCACCGCCAGATCGTTCAAGCTGTACACGCGGGCCTGCTGATCGTTCGACTTCTACCTGTCCAATAGAGCGTTCAAGTTGTCCACGTGCTCAAGCCGATCGTCCAATCCCCACCTGTCCATCAGAGCGTTCAAGTTGTCCACGAGCTCCAGCCGATCGTCCAATCCCCACCTGTCCATCAGAGCGTTCAAGTTGTCCACGTGCCCAAGCCGATCGTCCAATCCCCACCTGTCCATCAGAGCGTTCAAGTTGTCCACGTGCCTCTGCCGATCGTTCAATATGCGGTTCAGGTGCGCCAGCCGATCGTTCCACCTCTTCCTGTCCACTGGCCGGCCGTTCGTCTTTTACACTACCACAGGCATCTTCGACTTTTATACGTCCATCGATGGATCGGTCGAATTTCACTTGTCCGCAGGCTGATCGGAACAATCGTTCGATAAGTACACGTTCGCCGCCTGATTGGTCAACCCGTTCACTGGCAGATCGTTCGAACTCCGTCCGCCCACCTAACGTTCGTCCTCCCAACGTCCGTCCACCTAACGTCCGTCCGTACGGGATGGAATCTAATACGACGACGCGGGGATCTTACAGTCGGTACCAGGATAACCCAAGTACTCAACAGAGAGCCCATTCTGAATCTGGAATGAAGTCAAAGACATCATCATGTTATTGCGATAACGGCAACTTGGACTACTAG